The following nucleotide sequence is from Corynebacterium hindlerae.
CTGGATCCAGCGCATTCAAGGCCTTCGGACGATTAAGGGTCAAGACGCCGGTTGAGGCGCGGGTTTCAGTCAAAACTTCAGGTGTAGTCATACCCACGAGTGTGCCAGATTTTCGTGGTTCGAGTATCGGAAATCAACGTGTTTATTGCTGCTTCAACTTGCTGGCTGCGAACCAGCGACTACCCGATAGGGATTTGTTGTGCGTGGCAAATCCCTTCCCCTTCCTGACGCAAAAACCGAGGAGAATAGCTGGCCAAGGCGTAGGGATTAGGATCCGGAAAACAAATGGCTATCAGCACTCGCAGGTATGAAAAAGCGCGGAAGGCGTACCCCTCCGCCTTCCGCGCTCTATCAGGACTTATTTGGACTTCTTCTTGTCCTTCTTAGCCACTTTCTTTACTTCCAGTTTTTCAGCGACATCGGGGACGTAGCGGAAATCGGAACGTGGCGGGCGCACGTAGTCATTGACGGACGCTGGGCGCTCTGGGATCTCCGGCATCGGGCGCTCGATCTTCTCGTAAGGGATGGTCGAGAGCAGGTGGCTGATGACGTTGATGCGGGAGCGCTTTTTGTCTTCGGATTCCACGGTGTACCACGGCGCGGACGGGATGTCGGTGTGAATGAACATCTCGTCCTTGGCGCGGGAGTATTCCTCCCACTTGGTGATGGACTGCAGGTCCATGGGGGAAAGCTTCCAGCGACGCAGCGGATCATTGCGGCGGGACTTGAAGCGCTTGACCTGCTCTTCATCGGAGACGGAGAACCAGTACTTGCGCAGTAGGATGCCGTCTTCCACCAGGAGACGCTCGAAGATCGGCGCTTGGTGGAGGAAGCGACGGTATTCCTGGGAGGTGCAGAATCCCATGACGCGTTCGACGCCACCGCGGTTGTACCAGGAGCGGTCGAAGATAACGATTTCGCCCTTGGTTGGCAGCTTTTCCACATAGCGCTGGAAGTACCACTGGCCCTGTTCACGGGAGTTCGGTGCCGGCAGCGCTTCGATGCGGCAGGTGCGCGGGTTCAGGTACTGGGTGATGCGCTTGATAGCGGACCCCTTACCTGCGGCGTCGCGGCCTTCCATGATGATGACCACGCGGGCGCCGGTCTCGACGACCCATTGCTGCATATCGACGAGTTCAGCCTGGAGCCGCTTGAGCTCGGCTTCGTAGGCTTCTTTGGATAGCTTTGGTAGTTTGTTCTTTCCCATATCTATCAGCCTACTTCCCCAGTTGCTTTAACCCTTAATTATCCTTCTACTTTGAATTCCGCCATCTCGTCCCATTCAGTCTTGCCTGGGATGAGGGTGTTGATGATGGTTGGGGTTTCCACCAGCAGCTTCGGCATATCGACGCACGCCTGCTTGAAGTGCTCAGAAGAAACGTGCGCCTCGGCGGCATCATCCTTGAAGCCTTCGACGAGGATGAACACGTCTGGCTCGTCAGTGGATTTGTACCACTCGAAGAACAGGCAGCCGTCCTCAGCGCGGGTTGCGTTGGTGAAGGCGGCGACTTCCTCACGGAACGTGTCGACGAACTCGGGGCGGACTTTGTATTTGACGTTGATGAGAATCATGGGAACCAGCCTAGTAAACTACCAACGCCTCGCGCAGGGGCTCCAGGTCACCCTCATATCCCGTGATAGCAGCGAGCCCATCGAGCACTTCCGAACCGTAGTTGTGGCCGTAGTAGGTGGGCACGCTCACCGAGTTCGCCATGTCCAAGGTCACCTGCCAGAACGTCACCACTGGCTGCCAGCTCATGCTAGGGTGCCGGCCAATCCCCGGCGATTCCCGCAACCAGTCGGGCTGCTCAAACAGCAGATTTGGCGACCACCAGACGATCGGATCCGTGGCGTGCTGGATATAGAGGATACGCGGGCGATTCCAGGGGGCGGCGTCGTGAAGCATGCGCCCAATCTGCTGCGAGTTTTCCGCAAACCGCACCGTGGTACCGCCGCCATACTCCGGCGCGACTTCGCGGGTGCCGGGGTCGCGGCGCAGGCTTATCGACGCCCACAGCTCATTCGAGTTCGGCGGCCCTACCCACAACACGCCATCGAGCTGGCGGGTGATATCGCGCACCCCGTCGAAAGCTCCCTCCCCTTGGGTGGTTCCCAGCGATTCACCGAAGAGGTACAGCTCGGGGCGCTGCTCTGCTGGCAGGCTATCGCGCCAAGCAACAATCGCAGAGACCAGCGCCTTGCCGGATTCATGGACTTGAGTTTTGGAGGAAATGAACTGCACCGGGGATGGCAGGTTTGAATATTGCATGGCCACTACAGCGGTATCTCCGCCATACAGCAGCTCGAAGGATTGCGCGGCCGTCGGATTTACCCAGCCGGTACCCGTGGTCCCCGCGATCAAAACGGCTTTCCGTTCGTGCGCGTGGGTCCGGCGCAGGTCAGCAAGCAGCCGGGTTGTCTGCTCCGAGGGATCCTCAGCTCCGCGCAACCCCGCATACATCCGAATTGGTTCCTTGGCAGGCTGACCGGTCACCCGCTCAATGTCGGCCTTGCTGGGCCCCATCGTGACAAAGCGAGAGCCCTGCGCGCCCAGGTCATCCCACCTATTGAAGGAATATTCGGAGCCGGACTTCAACGGGTCACTTGGGCGTTGTGCATCAGGGTCAGGAGAAGCATTCGTCACCGCAGCTCCCGACTCAAACACCCGAATGACGGTCCCGGGAATCACCGAGTCCACCAGCCACAGCCCGAGACTCAGGGCAACGAAACCGGCAATGATGGAATGGGCAGCTGCGGTCCAGTGGTCCGGGGCGATACGGGCTACAAAGCGCCCCAACTGCAACAACGCGTGGACAATGAGCAAGACGAGCGCCCACAGTCCTAACCCAATGGGAACGATTCCGAGGGCTTTCCACCCCAACTGCTGGGGCATGCCCATATATTCGTGTAGTTCACGTTGCCAGCGAATCGCTGACACAGAGATGTAGCTCGCCCACACCAAAACTAGGGCGAGCAGGACCAGTTCCAACCGAACCCTAGCTTTTTCAGAAAGAGCTGCCCATTCTTTGAATGCCGCCCATTCCTCCTCTAGGGCGAATGCTTTGAGGAATTTATGGCCGAACACCGCAGCTACTTCCCTACCCCAGTTCCGCCAGTTCCAGCGCAAAAACACCCCGAGCCCGTAGCCCGATGCAGCTGAAAAACCGCTGGCCACTGCTTGGAACAGCCAGCTTCGTGGCAGCAGCGATGGGGTCGCAGCCACGGCGAACATGATGCCACCGAGGATCAAACCCCAGGAGTTGAGGCGTCCAGGTTTGAAAAAACCACCCATGGCTCCCCAGTGTAATCCGGCTGCAACTTCAGCAAATTGGAACAGGTGTTCTCTTTTCCCGCAGTTATGTCCGGCAGCCCAGCTAACGTTCACTTTATTCACAGCATTAGCAGTTCCACTGCACAGATTTCTAAGGAGCTTTCCATGACTTACCCATCCCCTCAGCAGCAACCGGTTCGCAAGAAGGCCGGCTGCCTCACCTGGGGAGCAATCGTGGCTGGAGTCGTCATTTTTGTTGGTTCTTGCTCCGCGCTGATGAGCAGTACCAATGACTTTTCGAGCACGGCGCCTGCTTCACATTCGGTCGCGTCTCAGCCAGCGCCACTACTGCTTGAGGCATCGGACATGCCACAGGTCACCAAGGAACAAAAATCCGCGCTGCGCAAAGCCGAAACCTATTCAACGATGATGCACATGTCCAAGCAGGGAATCTATGACCAGCTCACCAGCCAGTACGGTGAAAAGTTCTCACCGGAAGCCGCCCAGTATGCGATAGAGAACCTACAGGCCGACTACTACAGCAACGCGTTGGAGAAAGCGAAGTCCTATCAAGACAGGATGGCCATGTCACCGGACGCGATCTATGACCAGCTGGTCTCCGAGTACGGTGAGCAATTCACGCCCGAGGAGGCCCAATACGCGGTGGACAACTTGGAGCCTTAGCCGGCTATTCCAGCTCTTCGCCGAGCTCCATCCACTGCATTTCCAGCTCCTCCAGCTGGGAGTTCAACTCTGTGAACTCAGTGTTGAGGTTGGTCAGAGCTTCGGTATCCACGGCTTCCGCAGCTGCTGCCATCTTGTCATTTACGGTGGCTACGGACGCACGAAGTTTATCCATCTTGCGTTCCAGGGTGTTCATCTCTTTGACGATGCGCCGGTGCGTCGCCGCGTCTACCTTGGGTTCTTCGCGAACCGTATCAGTCTTCTCCCCCAGGTCAATCACCCCGCCTTGGGATGCTGCCAGGGCGGATCGGCGCGATAGGTACTCTTCGATGCCACCGGGCAGGTTGGTGAGTTTCCCGTCGCCAAACAACGCCCAGGTGGAATCACAAATACGCTCGATCAGGTAACGATCGTGAGAAATGACCACCAGGGTGCCGGGCCAGGAGTCCAGCAGGGACTCCAGCTCTTGCAGCGTATCGATGTCCAGGTCATTGGTGGGCTCGTCCAGCAGCAGCACATTCGGCTCAGCCATAAGCACGCGGGTGAGCTGCAGGCGGCGGCGCTCGCCACCGGAGAGGTCTCCCACTGGGGTGCGCTGGCGCTTCGCGGAGAACCCGAGTCGTTCTGCCAGCTGGGAGGCAGACAGTTCCTTCTTGCCGAATTGCACGTACGTCGCTACCTGCTCGACGGCGTCGAGCAGCCGCAGGGATGGATCCAAGTCATCGAGTTCCTGACGTAGCCACCCCAGTGCGACGGTCTTGCCCTCAATGCGACGTCCGGTGGTGAGCGGGTGCTCGCCCGCCAGCGTGCGCAGCAGGGTGGTTTTGCCGGACCCGTTGACGCCGACGAGGCCGATGCGTTCGCCCGGCGCGAGTCGCCACGTAAGGTCTTCCACCAGCACGCGGCCGTCCAGGGTGGATACTGTAGCGTCCTCTAGCTCGATGACGACCTTGCCCTGGCGTTTCTTGGAAAAGGCCATCAGCTCAACGCTGTCACGTGGGGCCGGCACGTCTGCGATGAGAGCTTCGGCTGCTTCGATGCGGTAGCGCGGTTTGGAGGTGCGGGCGGGTGCGCCGCGGCGCAGCCACGCCAGTTCCTTGCGGGCCAGGTTTTGGCGACGCTGCTCGATGGCGTCGGCTTGACGAGCGCGTTCGGCGCGGGCGAAGGTCCAATCGTTGTAGCCACCTTCGTAGGTGTCGACAACGCCGTCGTGGACTTCCCACGTGCGAGTGGCGACAGTGTCAAGGAACCAGCGGTCGTGGGTAACCACCACGATGGCCATCTTGGTCTTGAGCAAGTAGGAGGCGAGCCATTGGACGCCTTCCACGTCGAGGTGGTTGGTGGGCTCGTCGAGCACGATCAGGTCAAGATCCTGCACCAGCGCAGCCGCCAGATTCGTGCGACGGCGCTCCCCACCCGAGAGCTCCCCTACCGGCGTATCGAGCCCCAGGTCAGCAATCCCCAGGCCACCCAGCACCTCACGCACCTTCGGGTTCGACGCCCACTCGAAGGTCTGCAGACCGAGGGGCTGCAGGACCACCTGCCCTACCGTCGCTGCCGGGTCGAGCTCTGCACGCTGCGTAACGACGGCCATCCTCAGTTGCGAATTGTGCGACACGCGCCCCTCATCCGGCGGTTCAATCCCGGTGAGGACTTCTAGCAGTGTCGTTTTGCCGCCACCGTTGAGGCCCACAACGCCGATGCGGTCCCCGGTCTGGATCCCGAGCGAGACGCCATCGAGGAGGGTTTTCAGTCCGAAGGACTTGGTGACATTTTCAAGATTGATCAGGTTTGCCATGGTAAGAGGTCATTCTAGTCCACGTGTGCGCCGGCAGCGGGCCCCTGGGCCACTGTGGTCGCGGTGGCCACCCCAGCATCCAGCACATAGTCCGCTACTTCGGCGGCGTGTTCCGCTGACTCGCACAAGAAAGCCACAGTGGGCCCAGAGCCTGACACGATTCCGCGCAGAGCTCCGGCCTGTTCACCTGAGTGAATAGTTTTGCGTAGCGCAGGCATGAGTGACAGCGCCGGCGCCTGCAGATCGTTAGCCAGGTGGGGTGCTACCTGCTTTGGGTCGCCCGTGAGCAGTGCCGCGGCCAACTCATTACTGCCAGTAGCGCGGGGCATGTCGGGTTTCGCATCCCGCATGGCGTCCAGGGTGTGAAACACCTTCGGCGTCGATAAGCCAGCGCTATTGAAGGCAAGCGCCCAATGGTAGCTACCCCGTGAGAGCACCGGCACCAGGTTCTCCCCACGGCCCGTCCCTAGCATTGTGCCGCCGAGCAGGGTGAACGGAACGTCGGAGCCGAGCTGTGCAGCAATGTCCAGCAGTTCGGCCTCCTCAAGGCCGGCATATGTGTTCATTGCGCGCAGGGCCGCCGCCGCGTCCGCCGATCCGCCAGCCATCCCACCGGCGGTAGGGATCCCCTTGTGCAGGTGCACGTCGACGGCCGGGAGCTGTGCGCGGGTCGCCATCAGGTCGATAGCCCGCCACACCAAATTATCCGGAGTGGTCGGCACCGATGCCGCTCCTAAGCCCGTAACGTTGAACGACTGCACGGTGCCTGGATCCCCAGCCACTGGGGTGATCTCCAGGCGGTCCTTGAGCGACAGCGACTGAAACACCGTTTCCAGCTCGTGGTACCCGTCCTCGCGGGCATCGCCGACACCTAAGTACAGGTTGACTTTCGAGTGTGCGTAGGCGGTGATCATTGGGTGACTCCGGCAAGCCGAACGAAGTCCGCGACGCCTAGTTTCTCGCCGCGTTCGCTGGGAGCGATACCCGCCGCGACCAGCGCTGCCTCGGCCTGCGCACCACCTCCGAAGTGACCGCTCAGCGCCGCCCGGAGGGTCTTGCGGCGTTGCGCAAACGCGGCGTCGATCAGCGGAAACACTTTCGCGCGAGTCTCATCATTGAGGGGCCACGGCTCATCGCCCGCTGCGAAACGATCGATGCGCACCAAACCGGACTCGATCTTCGGCGCAGGCCAGAACACATTTCTACCGATGGATCCTGCGCGGCGAACCTCACCGTAGAACGCGGCCTTCACACTCGGCACACCGTAAATCTTTGATCCAGGGGTCGCAGCTAACCTGTCCGCCACCTCGGCCTGCACCATCACCAACACGCGGGTGATGGACGGAAATTCGGCGAGCAGGTGCAGTAGCACGGGAACAGAAACGTTGTAGGGCAGGTTTGCGACCAGCGCCGTCGGCATCGGTGCACCCGCAGCCTCGAAATCTCCAGTACTGACCTGGAGCGCATCTTTCAGAATGATCCGCAGGTTGTCCGCATAATCGGGGGCTCGCCACGCCACGGTGTGCGGCAGCTCCCCGGCCAGGCGTGGATCGATCTCCACCGCGGTCACATCTTTGACGGTGTCAAGGAGTGCGAGAGTGAGCGAGCCCAAGCCCGGGCCTACCTCCACCACGTGGTCGTGCTCGCTGACATCCGCAGCGGCGACAATCATCCGAACCGTGTTGGGATCGTGCACAAAATTCTGGCCCAGCTTCTTGGTCGGGGTGACATCGAGTTTTTCAGCAAGTTGCCGAATTTCCACCGGACCTAACAGCTGAGCCAAAGCGCGTGATTCCATGCTTTAAGAATCTACCGCAGGTGCTATCGAAGTCCCAGCTTCGCGGTACATGCCGGCCAAGCGCCCCAGCCTTGGGCTGCCTGAACCTTTTGAGCCACAGCAATTTGCTGCTCTCGGGTAGCCAGGTATGCGGCCGGCGCGTATTCGCCACCGCCGAACCCGAGCCAGGTGGAAGGGGTGAACTGCAAACCGCCGGAGAAGCCGTTACCAGTGTTGATCGACCAGTTACCGGTGGCTTCACATTGTGCGAGTGCGTCCCAAACAGATCCTTCAGCCACAGCAGGGACGGCTGGTTTTTCCTTGGTGCCTCGCTTGATGGTGGCAGGGGTGGCTGGCGCGAGCTCCTTCTCCTTCACCACGGTCTCGCCCACCACGGCACCGTTTTCCTTGCGGATCTGCTTAGTCACATCCCGCTTACCTGGCACAGCTGGGGTGAGCTCTTCTTCCTTACCCTGCTCCAACTCGGGGTCATCAACGTAGGTAGGTTCTGCTTCGAACTCCTCCACCGCGGAGACCTCATCGAGGTCAACCTTAGTCACGCTGATCTCAGTGTCGTTGGTGACACGGGTGTCCAGAGCTGGGAATACTTTGTCATCGCCATCGACTGCGATGCCCTGCGCCTTGAGGACGTCGGCGATGGTGTCCGCAGCGATCTGCGTGTAGGTGACTTTACCGGCGTTGTCCAGCTTCACAATCTTTGGCGTCACCACGTCCACGGTGAATCCGTCGAGCGGGATCTTCTGATCTGCGGGGACAGAGATTTTGTCCGCTGCCTTGACCCCACCGACTTCGGCCATGAGCTCTTCGACGGTCAGCGCGGTGGAAGTCACCTTCACCGGCTTCCCGTCGATCACCACGGCCACCTGCTTAGCGGAGCGGACGGTAATCCGCTCGCCATCGTTCAACATTGTGGTCGGGCTGGGCGCTACCACATCCTGGGCTTGCACGCTGACGCCAGCCTGCTCCAGAGCCCCAGCGACGTCGTTAGAGAAGGTCGTGAGAGTGATTTCCTCGCCATTGACATCCAAAACGATGTCCTTTTTCATCCCCACGGCTGAGACACCACCGACGAGCAGGGTCGCCAGCATGCCGCCGGTCGCGATACGCAGCGGGACAGAATGAGCCGAGTTCAGGCGGTTGATCCGGGACTTTTGATGTACACCCACGGTGTCAATCACTCACATTCGCTTGAAGGACTTACAGTGCGCGACCGGACGAAGAATAACAATCCGGCCCCATTCTTTGTCACGGTACGGTAACAACCCGCTGAAGTCCAGCACTTTTTCGTTGCTTCTTAAATCACGCGAGTGTTAGTTCAGCTCGAAATATAACAATTCACAACTCAATTAACACGCGACCTCGCGATTTAAAAACCTGTGATGTTGCTAATAATCCAGCCCGTAGACCCGATCAAAGGTCACATTAACCGCAGCTACCACATCGCGCGGATCCTCCCCGCGAGCCTCAGCAAGGCACAACGCGGTGTGGCCGACGAACGCTGGCTCATTGCGGCCACCACGGTACGGCTCCGGAGTCATATAAGGAGCGTCAGTTTCTATGAGGAACTGCCCCTGCGGTGCCAGTCGCGCAACCTCACGCAGTTCGTCGTTGCGCTTAAAAGTGAGGTTTCCGGCGAAACTCAACACGTACCCGCGCTCCAGCGCCTCTTTCGCAACGTCAAGTGGCGAGGAAAAACAATGCAGGATGGTCTCTTTTGGTGCGGGTGCATCCTCTAGCACGCGAAGCAACTCCTGATCAGCCTCACGGTTGTGGATCATCAGCGCCTTTCCTGAAGACACAGCAAGGTCAATGTGCCAGCGCAGCGCTTCCTCTTGCGCATCGAGCGGCGCGCAGGTATCGGATTTATCGATCCAGTAGGTGTCCAGGCCGGTCTCGCCAATCGCGACGCACCGCGGGTCAGCAGCCATGTCGGTGAGCTGCTGCTTGACGACGTCATTCAGCTCTAACGCACGGGTCGGATGGATCGCACAGGCCGCATACACCCGTTCATGGTTCCGGGCCGCCTCCAGGGCGAGCTCGGCTTCTTTGATGCCATCTCCAACGGTGCAGATTTTATCGACACCGGCAGCAACAGCGCGGTCAACAAGCTCCCTCACTTCCTCTTCGGTGGTGGCGCCACACGACGCGAGGTGCGTGTGCGCATCCACTAGGCCAGGGAGAAAGTCGGCAGGTTCAGGCTTCGGTCGAGGTTTCTTCTTAGACACGGCTCCCCATCCTAGCCGTACTTTCCATCGCCCACAGTCTGCTGCTCTCGTCCCTATAACGCGAAAACCCGGGAAGCATTTCCCGGGTTTCGGCCAGTTTAGTGGCTTCAGATATGCTTTTTCTCTGTTTTTCCTCCGAGATCCGGGAAATGCTTCCCGGGTTTTATGCCTCGGAGCCAGTGGAGCTGGTAAAAGCTGCTACTGCACCACTGGCGCCCACTCGGGGCCGGTCTCCCCTAGCTCAGGATCCAGCTTCGCAATCAGTGGCTTGGGCTTCGCCAGCGCCGTGCCCGGCTCGACGGGTACGCGCTGCCACACAGCCTGTTGATTACCGTAATCACCCATGATGACCGGGTAAGTCTTCCCCTCGGCCGGCAGATTCACACCAACTGGGTTTACCGGCATATCATCCTGAACTTCGACAATCGATGGCGTCGCCGCCCACACCCCTTCGCGTCCAAGGGTTTCGTGTACTGCCTGCGCAATGTGTGGCAGGTACGGGGTGAGCAGCGTGTTGCAATCGGACACGACCTGTAGGGCGGTGTGCAACACCGTGGCCAGGCGCTCCCGCTGGGATTCGTCCTTCGCCAGCTTCCACGGCTCCATTTCCGCGATGTAAGCGTTGGCCTCACCCACCACGTGCATAGCGTGGGTGATACCTACCTTGAACTTGTTCTTCTCCAAGGCCTCCCCGACGACGTCAAAGGCGTTCGCGGCGAGATCAAGGATTCGCTGGTCAGCGTCGGTAAGCGAGCCTGGCGTTGGCACTTCACCGAAGTTCTTATGTGCCATGGAGACGGTGCGGTTGACCAGGTTGCCCCAGCCGTTTGCGAGCTCGTTGTTCACGCGGCGGACGAACTCGTCCCAGGTGAAGTCGGTGTCGTTGTTTTCTGGGCCGGCAACAGCGATGAAGTAGCGCAGCGGATCCGGACCAAATTCGCGAAGGAAGTCCTTGACGTAAATGACCACGCCTTTGGAAGAGGAGAACTTGGAGCCGGACATGGTGAGGTACTCGGAGGAGACGACCTCGGTGGGAAGCTGCAGCTCACCAAGGGAGCCTGCGGTGCCTTCACGGGTGCCCAGGCCTCGGTAGCCGAGCAACTCGGCTGGCCAGATCTGGGAGTGGAACGTGATGTTGTCCTTGCCCATGAAGTAGTAGGACTGTGCGCTTTCAGAGGTCCACCAGTCGCGCCACGCCTCGGGACGGCCCACGCGGTGTGCCCATTCGATGGAGGCAGACAGGTAGCCGACGACAGCGTCGAACCACACGTACAGCTTCTTGGCGTTGTTGTCCTGCCAGCCGTCCAGTGGGATCGGCACGCCCCAGTCGATGTCGCGGGACATGGCGCGCGGACGCAGGTCTTCCAACAAGTTCAGGGAGAACTTGAGCACATTCGGGCGCCAGTCCTTGCGCCCCTTCAACCATTTCTCCAGTGCGCCAGCCAGCGCAGGGAGGTCGAGCAGGAAGTGTTCGGTCTCCACAAACTGCGGGGTTTCGCCGTTGATTTTGGATACCGGATCGATAAGGTCGGCTGGATCCAGCTGGTTGCCGCAGTTATCGCACTGGTCGCCACGGGCACCACTCGCGCCACAGATCGGGCAGGTGCCCTCGATGTAGCGGTCCGGCAGGGTGCGACCGGTGGAAGGACTGATGGCGCCCATCGTGACCTGCTTAATCATGTAGCCGTTATCGTGCAGGCCCCGGAATAGCTCCTGTACGACGGCGTAGTGGTTGCGGGTGGTGGTACGCGTAAAAAGGTCGTAGGTCAGTCCAAGCCCCGCCAGGTCCTCCACGATCTGCCGGTTGTAGCGGTCCGCGAGCTCTTGGACAGTCACGCCTTCCTTTTCCGCTTGCACTAGCAGCGGAGTGCCGTGTTCGTCCGTGCCTGAGATCATCAGCACGTCTGCGCCACGCATTCGCTGGAAGCGGGCGAAAACGTCAGAAGGAACACCGAAACCCGCCACATGTCCGATGTGACGGGGTCCGTTGGCATACGGCCAGGCAACAGCTACGAGCACAGACTTTGTCATGCTCACTACCTTACTAAGCTCCTGGCGGAATGCTGTATTTAGGGGCGCACAGCCTTAACGACGTCCTTTGATTGCCTTCTTGTTTTGCAGGCGTTGCCGTTTGCGTCGTTCCATCTCGGCGTGGATCCGGTGCTCGCGGGCAAGGCGTCGCTGGAACTTGGCGTGTGCCTTCGCCTCGAGGTACAGCGGATCCTCGGATAGGCCTTTCACCACCGCGAACATCAAAGCGACGAGAACAATGAGGAATGGGCTAGCGACCACGATAGTGATGCTCTGCAGGTTGCTGAGCGAGTCTTCGCCACCTGCCAGCAGCATGGTCAGGCCGATGACTGCAGTCAACACGCCCCACACGCCAGTGATCCATGGTCGTGCCTCCAGGCGGCCGTTCTGGCTCATTGAGCCCATCACGGTAGATGCAGAGTCAGCGGAGGTGATGAAGAACACTGCCAGCAAAATCATTGCCACAGCGCCTGCGATTTGACCGCCTGGCAGCTGGTGCAGCAGATCGAAGAGCTGACGCTTCGAGTCGCCTTCGCCCCACACCGATTGGCCCGCACGCTCGAAGGTCACGGCTGCGCCACCGAAGATTGCGAACCACACGACGGTGACGGCGGAAGGGATGAGCAGCACACCAATCACGAACTCGCGGATAGTGCGTCCGCGGGAGATACGTGCGATGAACATGCCCACGAATGGGCTCCAGGACATCCACCACACCCAGTAGAAGATTGTCCAGCTACTGAGCCATTTCCCTGCGGTACCATCAGCGGTTTCACCAGTGCGCGCCGCCATCTCAAAGAAGCTAGACAGGTAGTTGCCAATGCTGCCCGGGATGAGGTTGAGAATGGCTACCGTTGGGCCGAACACGAAGACAAAGATCGCGAGCAAAACGGCCAACACCATGTTCGTATTGGACAGATATTGAATT
It contains:
- a CDS encoding TatD family hydrolase, which encodes MSKKKPRPKPEPADFLPGLVDAHTHLASCGATTEEEVRELVDRAVAAGVDKICTVGDGIKEAELALEAARNHERVYAACAIHPTRALELNDVVKQQLTDMAADPRCVAIGETGLDTYWIDKSDTCAPLDAQEEALRWHIDLAVSSGKALMIHNREADQELLRVLEDAPAPKETILHCFSSPLDVAKEALERGYVLSFAGNLTFKRNDELREVARLAPQGQFLIETDAPYMTPEPYRGGRNEPAFVGHTALCLAEARGEDPRDVVAAVNVTFDRVYGLDY